TCGGCTCGCAACCGTTCCGCCTCGATCCGTATTCCTTACGTCAACAGCCCACGTGGCCGTCGTATCGAAGCACGCTTCCCGGATCCGGCTGCCAACCCGTACCTGGCTTTCGCAGCACTGCTGATGGCCGGTCTGGACGGTATCCAGAACAAGATCCACCCAGGCGATGCTGCTGACAAAAACCTGTACGACCTGCCGCCTGAAGAGGCGAAAGAGATCCCGCAAGTTTGCGGCAGCCTGAAAGAAGCCCTGGAAGAGCTGGACAAGGGCCGCGCGTTCCTGACCAAGGGCGGCGTGTTCTCCGACGACTTCATCGATGCCTACATCGCGCTGAAATCCGAAGAAGAAATCAAGGTCCGCACCTTCGTACACCCACTGGAATATGAGCTGTACTACAGCTGCTGATCCGGTAGCGCCGCGCTACGCGGCGTGACAAAAGAGAGGCCTCCTTCGGGAGGCCTTTTTTGTGCCCGCTCGTCCATGGATAATCCGCCGCTTTCGCGCCATGACCGGTGCCTTGACGAAGGGATTCGCATGAAGTGGTTACAGGCTATCGCCCTGATGGCCGGCCTCGCCTGCTCGACAGTCGGCGCTGCCGAGTTCTATGAAGACAAGCCTCTGGCTCACCCGCTGATCCAGGGCTTGCAAGAAAGCTCGATGACCCTGGCGTTCATCAAGGAAGCGAACGGCGTCAAAGGTTATTACTGCCGTTGCAAGACACCGGGCGAACGTCCGCAATTGCTCGATGACTTCGGCCAGGCGAGTATCGAGTCGGTTTTTCTAATGTCGCTCGACAGTGAGGATCCCACTCGCTTCGTGCTTTTCAGGCAAAGCGACGGCTACAGGATCTATGCCTACAAGTACAACGACAACGATCAACTCTATAGCCGCGTCACGCGATTGCAGCCAGCGCTGGACCTGATCGCTGAGGGTCGCAAGCACCTCGACGCCCTGACCATCAAGAAAGCGCTAAGCCAGATCACCCCGCTCAACTACAGCCTCCTCCTTGAAGAGTCCGGTGTACCGGAATTCGACCAGCTCGATCTCAGCCAAGGGAAACTGGTGAGCTATTACGGCCAGTACTACGACCCACTGAGCAACCCGACGCCAGATGACGAGCCGTACTTTTTCAAAAAGACCTACCAGGAAAAAGACGGCCGGTTTCTCACCGTTACCTTCTGGCGCTGGCTCGACGAGACCCTCGTCGAGGGTAACCGCACGCTCTACAACTATCGGGTCAGGCGTATTGCCTGGGAAACCGAACCGACGAGATTCACCGGCGGCGAAGACGGCCAGTCAGTGTCTTATGATTCCGTCTCTATCTCGGCCCAAGGGGCCTACAAGCAAGGCGTGCGTATCGGTCCGTGGTCGTCTTCCAAAGACGAAAAATATTCGGAGTCCGGTAATTTCGTAGAGGGCAAACGAGAGGGGCAATGGAATCTGTACCAGGATGGACAAATTCTCGAAGGCGAGTACCACAATGACTTGCGCGAGGGCCGCTGGCAGCTTCACAACTACGACGAATTGGAATGGGTCGCCACAGGATTCCAGACCTATGCCAACGGCCAACTCAACGGCCCCAGTGAATTGACGGTTCGCGGTACGACCGAACACGGCGAATATCGTGAT
The sequence above is a segment of the Pseudomonas sp. HS6 genome. Coding sequences within it:
- a CDS encoding toxin-antitoxin system YwqK family antitoxin, translated to MKWLQAIALMAGLACSTVGAAEFYEDKPLAHPLIQGLQESSMTLAFIKEANGVKGYYCRCKTPGERPQLLDDFGQASIESVFLMSLDSEDPTRFVLFRQSDGYRIYAYKYNDNDQLYSRVTRLQPALDLIAEGRKHLDALTIKKALSQITPLNYSLLLEESGVPEFDQLDLSQGKLVSYYGQYYDPLSNPTPDDEPYFFKKTYQEKDGRFLTVTFWRWLDETLVEGNRTLYNYRVRRIAWETEPTRFTGGEDGQSVSYDSVSISAQGAYKQGVRIGPWSSSKDEKYSESGNFVEGKREGQWNLYQDGQILEGEYHNDLREGRWQLHNYDELEWVATGFQTYANGQLNGPSELTVRGTTEHGEYRDGKREGLWVTRTDNGHTRSVHFADDKKEGELREVDANGVPIFIEHYKAGALSGARESADTPGISQ